A single Anatilimnocola floriformis DNA region contains:
- a CDS encoding helix-hairpin-helix domain-containing protein, with protein sequence MSRPTYPTRLRDHLGNEVAIPAKPFATGGEGAVFDVVGRPDLVAKLYSKPQSKERCDKLRAMTKAWNTDLQKIAAWPTATLNNGNPTAVAGILMPRIANHKEIHNLYSVAQRKKDFPDKDWGFLLHTARNCAIAFESIHSHGHVVGDVNQKNVMVSEKGIVALVDCDSFQVKEGNRIFRCGVGVPEYTPPELHGRKFTEVDRDANHDTFGLAVMVFHLLMMGRHPFAGVPQVNVDIPIEKAIQDGLYAYARNASKLKPPPHVPPLAMLNAPVRDLFERAFASHQRPTASEWRHALDASLNGLQRCKNDPKHSFPAGTNCPWCQLITVSRLMFFVPSQGVAGATLQFEDIQKLVIKLTSMQLVFSSLKRPRPRLAVQIKLPASLRSIPKPILLTHPLPPAAVQQPVLLPLPPQPTPLAEPILRLLPGSPALPTAPRLRPHPPAPEKLPLPRLHEKPSPPVYPPPAPVPASSEPFLATLSLAGALAGVPIFLFAKPVGLMMMLAFGMWWLVMKVTHGLRRAMLLKSLKTEYKAECAHIDFGYAEQLKLIENANRKILDAWNTANATKAHVHAQLCKVVDAENRVRLAPWETIKVSIEAEHARITQGIIQANRRVLLDWEAQKEAIRTAYVQACGRVELENQQRTVAWEAVTASRQLEYRQKCAVVDAENRQTTAAWEAANAPWVDEQKRWRDRKSFAELEIKRLEDELLAQRSMSVSRFQQRKVEIERVLKSHEGARQDYERDLRLAESNSKMVQLDEHLDKSLIRRAKLKGINSGCVLSLASFGIETAKDVPRLKDLKVPKIGKVLSQRLFEWRDKLASTFRPQQGLPESERKRVGSRYAPLLLPLTQALQSAIEDLNVIEASHRAAEAKRMEAIAAAVQDLAVAEATVKVMSVV encoded by the coding sequence ATGTCTCGCCCAACTTATCCGACGCGACTGCGTGACCATCTTGGGAATGAGGTCGCGATACCGGCCAAACCCTTCGCTACAGGTGGAGAGGGAGCGGTATTCGATGTCGTGGGCCGGCCCGATCTAGTTGCCAAGTTGTATAGCAAGCCGCAGAGCAAAGAGCGCTGCGACAAACTGCGCGCGATGACGAAGGCGTGGAATACCGATCTACAGAAGATTGCAGCCTGGCCCACCGCGACACTGAACAACGGCAATCCGACGGCAGTAGCAGGCATTCTCATGCCTCGGATCGCCAACCACAAAGAGATCCATAATCTCTATAGCGTGGCCCAGCGCAAGAAAGATTTTCCAGACAAGGATTGGGGCTTTCTTCTTCACACTGCCCGTAATTGTGCGATTGCTTTCGAAAGCATTCACAGCCACGGCCACGTAGTTGGCGACGTCAATCAGAAGAATGTGATGGTATCGGAGAAGGGTATCGTCGCCCTTGTCGACTGCGACTCATTCCAGGTCAAAGAAGGAAATCGCATCTTCCGCTGCGGCGTGGGTGTGCCCGAGTACACGCCGCCGGAACTTCACGGCAGGAAGTTCACGGAGGTAGATCGCGATGCGAACCATGATACGTTCGGCTTGGCAGTCATGGTTTTTCACCTGCTGATGATGGGACGACACCCCTTCGCGGGCGTTCCCCAGGTAAACGTTGACATCCCTATCGAGAAAGCAATTCAGGACGGACTTTACGCCTACGCGCGGAATGCGAGTAAGCTCAAGCCGCCGCCGCATGTTCCGCCGTTAGCAATGCTGAATGCTCCAGTTCGAGACCTGTTCGAGCGGGCGTTCGCCTCACATCAGCGGCCAACGGCATCAGAGTGGCGTCACGCGCTGGATGCTTCGTTGAATGGACTTCAGCGCTGTAAGAACGACCCCAAACATTCATTTCCCGCCGGGACTAATTGCCCATGGTGCCAACTCATCACGGTGTCTCGATTGATGTTCTTCGTCCCCAGCCAAGGCGTAGCTGGCGCGACGTTGCAGTTCGAAGACATCCAAAAGCTGGTAATTAAACTCACCAGCATGCAGCTGGTGTTTTCATCCCTTAAACGACCCAGGCCGCGATTGGCTGTCCAGATTAAGTTGCCAGCCAGTTTGCGTTCGATTCCGAAGCCAATATTGCTGACTCATCCACTTCCGCCTGCGGCGGTGCAGCAGCCCGTGCTTCTACCCCTTCCGCCTCAGCCCACCCCATTGGCCGAGCCGATACTTCGCCTCCTGCCCGGCTCTCCTGCTTTGCCAACGGCTCCCCGACTTCGGCCCCATCCGCCCGCACCAGAAAAGCTGCCCCTTCCCAGGCTGCACGAAAAACCTTCACCGCCAGTCTACCCACCACCCGCACCAGTACCGGCTTCGTCGGAGCCTTTCTTGGCAACGCTCAGTCTCGCAGGAGCCTTGGCCGGGGTGCCGATATTTTTGTTCGCCAAGCCCGTTGGTCTGATGATGATGCTTGCTTTCGGGATGTGGTGGCTAGTCATGAAGGTAACCCACGGGCTGCGTCGTGCGATGCTCCTAAAGTCTTTGAAAACAGAGTACAAGGCGGAGTGCGCGCATATCGACTTCGGATATGCCGAGCAACTCAAGTTAATTGAGAATGCGAATAGGAAGATCTTGGACGCCTGGAACACGGCGAACGCGACCAAGGCCCACGTACACGCTCAGTTGTGCAAGGTTGTCGATGCCGAGAATCGCGTCAGGCTCGCCCCTTGGGAAACCATCAAGGTTTCGATTGAGGCCGAACACGCGCGAATTACACAAGGGATCATCCAGGCAAATCGCCGGGTCCTCTTAGATTGGGAAGCACAGAAGGAGGCTATTCGGACAGCCTATGTTCAGGCGTGTGGAAGGGTTGAGTTGGAGAACCAGCAGCGGACAGTGGCCTGGGAGGCAGTGACAGCCTCTCGCCAATTGGAATATCGCCAAAAATGCGCAGTGGTCGACGCCGAAAATCGACAAACCACTGCGGCATGGGAGGCCGCAAATGCCCCGTGGGTTGACGAGCAGAAACGATGGCGCGACCGCAAATCGTTCGCTGAGTTGGAGATCAAACGGCTGGAAGATGAGCTCCTAGCGCAGCGAAGCATGAGCGTATCGAGATTCCAGCAGCGAAAGGTCGAGATCGAACGGGTGCTCAAGTCCCATGAAGGCGCGCGACAGGATTACGAGAGGGATTTACGCCTTGCCGAGTCGAATTCGAAGATGGTTCAGTTAGACGAGCACCTCGACAAATCGCTGATACGTCGCGCAAAACTAAAGGGCATCAATAGCGGCTGCGTTCTGTCATTAGCATCCTTTGGCATTGAAACAGCTAAGGACGTGCCAAGATTGAAAGATCTGAAAGTGCCCAAGATTGGAAAGGTCCTTAGCCAGCGTCTCTTCGAGTGGAGAGACAAACTCGCCTCAACATTCCGGCCCCAACAGGGATTGCCCGAATCAGAAAGGAAGCGAGTTGGTAGCCGTTACGCGCCATTATTACTACCGCTCACGCAGGCACTGCAGTCTGCCATAGAGGATCTCAATGTGATAGAAGCTTCGCACCGCGCGGCCGAGGCCAAGCGGATGGAGG
- a CDS encoding PP2C family serine/threonine-protein phosphatase, which translates to MWKLVFGSVQGTSHTQSGMPCQDYCSGLVSGTTVMAACADGAGSAELSQLGSKAAVDRFIKVACGDAEPTKEQLEAWVDSARENLLEAASETGSAPRQLACTFLAALVGDGWAAFAQIGDGVIVFDGPAGYELAFWPENGEYANTTRFLSDEDYRQHLRVEIIPRQVSELAVLTDGLQMLALDLAGARVHDRFFAPLFKAVRKGPDETVLQALLLEFMDSKRVNERTDDDKTLLLAARITPNVSPNLSDATA; encoded by the coding sequence ATGTGGAAGCTCGTCTTTGGCAGCGTGCAGGGCACGTCTCATACCCAGTCGGGAATGCCTTGCCAGGACTACTGCTCCGGTCTTGTCTCTGGCACAACCGTGATGGCTGCGTGCGCCGACGGAGCGGGCAGCGCCGAGCTTTCTCAGCTCGGATCGAAGGCGGCGGTGGATCGCTTCATCAAGGTGGCCTGCGGCGATGCGGAACCAACGAAGGAACAGCTCGAAGCATGGGTCGATTCTGCTCGAGAAAATTTGCTGGAAGCAGCGTCGGAGACCGGTTCAGCGCCCCGTCAGCTCGCCTGTACATTTCTGGCGGCGCTTGTCGGCGACGGATGGGCAGCCTTTGCGCAAATTGGCGATGGTGTGATCGTGTTCGACGGACCAGCCGGCTATGAGCTCGCCTTCTGGCCGGAAAACGGTGAGTATGCCAACACAACGCGATTTTTGAGCGACGAAGATTACCGACAACATCTGCGAGTTGAAATCATACCGCGGCAGGTTTCCGAATTAGCCGTCCTCACCGATGGTCTTCAAATGCTCGCCCTCGATTTGGCCGGAGCCAGAGTCCATGACCGCTTCTTTGCCCCACTGTTCAAGGCGGTGAGAAAGGGGCCGGATGAAACGGTTCTACAGGCCTTGCTCCTGGAATTCATGGACTCGAAGCGGGTAAACGAACGTACGGACGACGACAAAACCCTCCTCCTCGCCGCGCGAATCACGCCCAATGTCTCGCCCAACTTATCCGACGCGACTGCGTGA
- a CDS encoding vWA domain-containing protein → MSDQIEYAGFEASEFAENPDPRVPCVLLLDTSGSMNEVVGNYEHATGETVMQDGQLYNVVTGGKTRIELLNEGLVTLKETLASDSLASRRAEIAIVTFGGIVTTIQDFVTAENFQPPRLQTSGSTPMGQAILAGLDMIAKRKATYRAAGISYYRPWIFLITDGGPDPGDPWQAAALQVKQGEASKSFAFFTVAVEGANMGILSQISTRPPAKLKGVNFREMFLWLSQSMQAVSQSSPGDTVALTQPTWTEV, encoded by the coding sequence ATGTCTGACCAGATTGAATATGCGGGATTTGAAGCGAGTGAATTCGCCGAGAACCCTGACCCTCGCGTACCCTGCGTGCTGCTACTCGATACGTCCGGATCAATGAACGAAGTGGTCGGCAATTATGAGCACGCTACCGGTGAGACCGTCATGCAAGACGGGCAACTCTACAACGTCGTCACGGGAGGCAAAACCCGGATCGAACTGCTGAACGAGGGGCTAGTCACGCTAAAGGAAACGCTTGCCTCTGACTCGCTCGCTAGTCGCCGAGCTGAAATTGCGATTGTGACTTTCGGCGGAATTGTCACGACGATCCAAGACTTCGTAACTGCCGAGAATTTCCAGCCCCCACGCCTACAGACTTCTGGCAGTACGCCAATGGGACAAGCAATCTTGGCCGGCTTGGATATGATCGCCAAGCGAAAGGCAACCTACCGGGCAGCTGGCATTTCGTACTATCGGCCTTGGATTTTCTTAATAACTGACGGTGGCCCAGATCCAGGCGACCCATGGCAGGCAGCCGCGTTGCAAGTGAAGCAGGGCGAGGCATCAAAGTCTTTTGCCTTTTTCACTGTGGCAGTTGAGGGTGCAAATATGGGCATACTGTCCCAAATCTCAACTCGCCCGCCGGCAAAGCTCAAGGGAGTCAACTTCCGCGAGATGTTTCTGTGGTTGTCTCAATCAATGCAGGCGGTCTCCCAATCGTCACCTGGTGACACGGTCGCTCTTACGCAACCGACATGGACTGAGGTCTGA
- a CDS encoding DUF1559 family PulG-like putative transporter — translation MKPRRLGFTLVELLVVIAIIGVLVGLLLPAVQAAREAARRTQCQNNLRQIGIATLNFENARVGLPPRRQTVAPFQGWGTFLLPYLEQTAITNKYDLDKNFYDPANAPLIRVKLPVFVCPSAPSTNREITVIDQMNNPTGAIGAAGDYFAANSVDAVWWPAAAKAAAADTAECPALADNARRRLSEITDGTSSTLLVAEMAGRPDNWIRGRRADTNAALQWPNWWGPWASYQSSIYRTWSADGLTVNGGNCTVNCNNSWGIYAFHPSGANVLFVDGSVRLLAVGLDREVFASIVTKSGGEVIPGGAF, via the coding sequence ATGAAGCCGCGACGGCTGGGGTTTACGTTGGTCGAACTTCTCGTCGTGATCGCGATCATCGGCGTGTTGGTAGGGCTCTTGTTGCCAGCCGTACAGGCCGCGCGCGAAGCGGCGCGCCGTACGCAATGCCAGAACAATCTACGTCAGATCGGCATTGCAACGTTGAATTTTGAGAATGCGCGCGTGGGTTTGCCGCCTCGGCGTCAAACGGTTGCTCCCTTTCAAGGCTGGGGAACCTTCTTGCTCCCCTATCTCGAGCAGACCGCCATCACGAACAAATATGACCTGGACAAGAACTTCTATGATCCCGCGAACGCGCCGCTCATTCGCGTGAAGCTACCCGTGTTTGTTTGTCCGAGTGCCCCCTCGACCAACCGCGAAATCACGGTCATCGATCAAATGAATAATCCGACGGGCGCGATCGGCGCTGCAGGAGATTATTTCGCGGCCAATAGCGTCGATGCAGTATGGTGGCCTGCTGCAGCAAAGGCTGCTGCTGCGGATACGGCGGAGTGCCCCGCACTTGCTGATAACGCTCGGCGACGTTTGTCAGAGATCACCGACGGTACTTCGTCGACGCTCTTAGTCGCCGAGATGGCGGGACGCCCGGACAATTGGATCCGGGGACGCCGGGCCGATACGAATGCTGCGCTGCAGTGGCCCAACTGGTGGGGGCCATGGGCTTCGTACCAGTCTTCGATCTACCGCACGTGGAGCGCCGACGGACTGACGGTGAACGGCGGCAATTGCACCGTGAATTGCAACAACTCCTGGGGCATCTACGCGTTTCATCCCAGCGGCGCCAACGTCCTCTTTGTCGATGGCTCCGTTCGCTTGCTGGCTGTCGGCCTCGATCGAGAAGTCTTTGCCAGCATCGTTACCAAGAGTGGCGGAGAAGTGATTCCTGGCGGCGCCTTCTAA
- a CDS encoding DUF1559 family PulG-like putative transporter: MNSQSPESRHAFTVTDLLIVLMLGAMLLALGLPAVQQAKEDADRKTCEDNLRKLGEAFHLHARDQGGFPGRRNGYDITFKTYGGWGSNLLPYINLELAKDFDRDYDFFDPVNQKVSQTTIPTFVCPAAPRDRKTTVVSNASGNSKNPDKDTTYTVHCGPNDYLASNGLFLPTAGYGAIISEDMRARTHQALTDNESMRLTEIVDGLSCTLLIIERAGSPQTWHWNKRIDRPQQFALANNTRGTWAGWGSLFFGVYDGDDPTAPGRGDGNDCAVNCNNFYGIYGFHEKGANVLMCDGSVRFIGLKLNGLTLARLTNRDDGQLLADDDIAGE, from the coding sequence ATGAATTCACAATCCCCAGAGAGTCGTCACGCCTTCACGGTGACCGACTTATTGATTGTGCTGATGCTCGGCGCAATGCTGCTCGCTCTTGGCTTGCCAGCGGTGCAGCAGGCCAAAGAAGATGCCGATCGCAAGACGTGCGAAGACAATTTGCGAAAACTCGGTGAAGCCTTTCATTTGCATGCTCGCGACCAAGGAGGCTTTCCTGGTCGACGCAACGGGTACGACATTACGTTTAAAACCTACGGCGGCTGGGGCTCCAACCTCTTACCGTACATCAATCTGGAATTGGCGAAGGACTTCGATCGCGACTACGACTTTTTCGATCCCGTCAATCAGAAGGTCTCACAAACGACAATTCCCACGTTCGTTTGCCCTGCGGCTCCGCGCGATCGGAAAACCACTGTCGTATCGAACGCCTCGGGTAATTCGAAAAATCCCGACAAGGATACGACCTACACCGTGCATTGCGGCCCCAACGACTATCTCGCCTCGAACGGCCTGTTTCTGCCGACTGCTGGTTACGGCGCAATCATCTCCGAAGACATGCGAGCTCGAACTCATCAGGCCCTGACCGACAATGAGAGCATGCGACTGACCGAGATTGTCGACGGCCTCTCCTGTACGTTGCTGATCATCGAGCGCGCTGGCTCGCCACAAACCTGGCACTGGAACAAGCGAATCGATCGGCCGCAGCAGTTTGCGCTGGCCAACAACACGCGCGGCACCTGGGCGGGTTGGGGTTCTTTGTTTTTCGGAGTCTACGACGGGGACGATCCCACCGCGCCGGGCCGCGGAGATGGAAATGATTGCGCAGTGAACTGCAATAACTTTTACGGCATCTATGGCTTCCACGAGAAGGGCGCCAACGTGCTGATGTGCGACGGCTCTGTCCGCTTCATCGGCTTGAAGCTGAACGGACTTACTTTGGCACGGCTGACGAATCGTGACGACGGCCAACTGCTGGCTGACGACGACATTGCGGGTGAGTAA
- a CDS encoding prenyltransferase/squalene oxidase repeat-containing protein: MITAALLILSVGQVHAEGAASFLRTLQQPNGGFISNQLKPDETAKPDLRTTRTAVRVFRLLDREVPNREALSAFLTACYDEKTGGFAAEPAGVPDPISTSVGLMIMQELKLPTGKHLPRGLKFMDEQTQGFEQIRMVASSLEEFETTVPSATKWVRELSTKKLANGAFGEGPGAARQTGLFGVAIQRLGGKIDRDATLSVLRAGQRADGGFGSDSPDLSDLESCYRIVRLFHRLGAMPDRVHDLRGFVASCKNSDGGYGRTTSEPSSLHGTYYATIITSWLDELEQADVNSTRRRWQFEDVPLGQLPAHWTSTNALPANSGKWEVVDRAGDKALAQSSSAGAYKQFHLCLSDYRCVNVDIRVQIKAISGELDQGGGVVWRYVDPKNYYIARWNPLEDNVRVYKVVDGVRTQLDSAKVPHLADWQTLRIVTYGRNIRGYLAGKLILEAEDEQFSQPGLIGLWSKSDAVTQFDDVQVVAAFRKDIEEMATPATK, translated from the coding sequence ATGATTACCGCCGCTTTGTTGATCCTCTCCGTCGGTCAAGTTCATGCGGAAGGAGCGGCCTCGTTTCTGCGAACCCTGCAGCAGCCGAACGGCGGCTTCATCTCCAACCAACTCAAGCCAGATGAAACTGCCAAGCCCGACCTGCGCACCACGCGCACGGCGGTGCGCGTGTTTCGCTTGCTCGACAGGGAAGTTCCCAATCGCGAGGCGCTCAGCGCCTTTCTCACCGCCTGTTACGACGAGAAAACGGGCGGCTTTGCCGCCGAACCGGCTGGCGTGCCCGATCCGATCAGCACGTCGGTCGGCCTGATGATCATGCAAGAGCTAAAGCTTCCCACCGGCAAGCATCTGCCGCGCGGGCTGAAGTTCATGGATGAACAGACGCAAGGATTTGAACAGATTCGCATGGTGGCTTCCTCGCTGGAGGAGTTTGAAACGACGGTTCCCAGCGCGACGAAATGGGTCCGCGAACTATCGACCAAGAAGCTTGCCAATGGAGCGTTTGGAGAAGGGCCGGGCGCGGCTCGGCAAACCGGTCTGTTCGGAGTCGCCATTCAACGACTGGGAGGCAAGATCGATCGAGACGCCACACTGTCTGTCTTGCGCGCTGGCCAGCGGGCAGATGGTGGTTTCGGCAGTGATTCGCCGGATCTATCAGACCTCGAATCGTGTTATCGAATCGTGCGGCTATTTCACCGCTTGGGAGCGATGCCGGACCGCGTCCACGATCTGCGCGGCTTTGTTGCGAGCTGTAAAAACAGCGATGGCGGCTACGGGCGCACGACGAGCGAACCTTCGTCCTTGCATGGCACGTATTACGCCACGATCATCACTTCCTGGTTGGATGAGCTAGAGCAAGCGGACGTAAATTCCACTCGTCGCCGTTGGCAGTTTGAAGACGTGCCCTTGGGTCAACTCCCCGCACATTGGACGAGCACCAATGCACTGCCAGCGAATTCAGGCAAGTGGGAGGTTGTTGACCGCGCTGGCGATAAGGCTCTTGCGCAGAGTTCCAGCGCCGGAGCCTACAAGCAATTTCATTTGTGCTTGTCCGATTATCGCTGTGTCAACGTCGACATTCGCGTCCAGATCAAGGCAATTTCCGGCGAACTGGACCAAGGGGGCGGCGTGGTCTGGAGGTATGTCGATCCGAAGAATTACTACATCGCCCGTTGGAACCCTCTGGAAGATAACGTCCGTGTTTACAAAGTCGTCGACGGTGTTCGCACGCAACTAGACTCCGCCAAAGTACCTCATCTGGCTGATTGGCAAACGCTCCGGATCGTCACCTACGGTCGCAACATCCGCGGCTACTTGGCTGGCAAGCTGATCCTCGAAGCCGAAGACGAACAATTCTCCCAGCCTGGGTTGATCGGCTTGTGGTCGAAATCCGATGCCGTCACCCAGTTTGACGACGTTCAGGTCGTAGCTGCCTTCAGGAAAGACATCGAAGAGATGGCGACGCCAGCGACCAAATAA
- a CDS encoding efflux RND transporter periplasmic adaptor subunit, whose product MQSIPVLTCLTNRAWLWFAAQLLVATIVGCAPPNSFQPPPPPEVLITHPTFQNVTSYIEQTGTAQASELVEVRSRVSGYIKEIKFEDGDLVKADQLLFVIDEEPFSVKLQYARAKKSEVSARLQRAKQSKSREIAKANLDLAKAELEFAQTSHRRMTALVDRKATSQAEYDQTEAALQKASAQVVAARAEQDQAETSFESDILVAEAALALAVSEERSAEIDLDYCRIKAPFSGLIDRRAVDVGNYIAMDASTVLSRIVQVDPIYAYASINQADLIRLRTRSSTPGAESSIPVTVGVDESKAAPLAGVVDYIAPSVHQGTGTVQIRGIFKNAGVITPGMFVRLRIPAEVVEGAVLVPERSLGYDQAGTYVYVVNLEQKIERRSVTAGDLVEGKRVIRGAIDAEDQIVADGLLKVRPEMKVTTKWLETRTEEKRAAQNQAPPEHAKHASAGS is encoded by the coding sequence GTGCAGTCCATTCCAGTTCTGACTTGCCTCACGAATCGCGCTTGGTTGTGGTTCGCAGCTCAGTTGCTTGTGGCGACGATCGTTGGTTGTGCGCCCCCCAATTCATTTCAGCCGCCGCCTCCGCCCGAGGTGCTGATAACGCATCCGACCTTTCAGAACGTCACCAGCTACATCGAACAAACAGGCACCGCGCAAGCGTCGGAGTTGGTCGAAGTGCGGTCGCGAGTCTCGGGTTACATCAAAGAAATCAAGTTCGAGGACGGCGATCTCGTCAAGGCCGACCAGTTGCTGTTCGTCATTGACGAAGAGCCGTTCAGCGTCAAGTTGCAATATGCTCGCGCCAAAAAGAGCGAGGTCTCGGCGAGGTTGCAACGTGCCAAACAGTCGAAGTCACGCGAGATCGCCAAAGCCAATCTCGACTTGGCGAAAGCTGAACTCGAGTTTGCACAGACGTCACACCGACGTATGACCGCTTTGGTCGACCGCAAGGCAACGTCGCAGGCAGAGTACGATCAGACCGAAGCGGCCTTGCAAAAAGCATCGGCGCAAGTGGTCGCGGCACGAGCGGAACAAGATCAAGCCGAAACGTCATTCGAGTCGGATATTTTGGTCGCTGAAGCCGCACTGGCTCTGGCCGTGTCCGAGGAGCGTTCGGCGGAAATCGATTTGGATTACTGTCGAATCAAAGCTCCCTTCAGCGGCTTGATTGATCGCCGGGCCGTCGATGTGGGCAACTACATCGCGATGGATGCTTCCACGGTTCTTTCTCGAATTGTGCAAGTCGACCCGATCTATGCCTATGCCTCGATTAATCAGGCAGATCTGATTCGCTTGAGAACTCGTAGCAGCACTCCCGGCGCTGAGAGCAGCATTCCAGTAACGGTCGGAGTCGATGAGTCGAAAGCGGCGCCGCTCGCGGGCGTGGTCGACTACATTGCCCCGAGCGTTCACCAGGGCACCGGCACCGTGCAGATCCGCGGCATCTTTAAAAATGCTGGCGTCATCACTCCCGGCATGTTCGTTCGCCTTCGCATTCCCGCCGAAGTGGTTGAGGGGGCAGTTCTCGTTCCCGAACGTTCGCTGGGCTACGACCAGGCCGGCACTTATGTCTATGTGGTCAACCTTGAGCAGAAGATCGAACGCCGCTCAGTCACGGCCGGCGACTTGGTGGAGGGGAAGCGAGTGATTCGCGGCGCGATCGACGCCGAGGATCAGATTGTTGCCGACGGACTTCTCAAAGTTCGCCCCGAAATGAAGGTGACCACAAAGTGGCTTGAAACCCGCACGGAAGAGAAACGGGCCGCCCAAAATCAAGCACCGCCCGAGCATGCCAAGCACGCTTCGGCCGGTTCCTAA